CTTCAACGTGACCGCCGGCGACGGCTCCCCGGCCTTCCTGACGGCCGGTCACTGCGGCGTCGCGGCCAAGGAGTGGGCCGACTCCGAGACCGGCCAGCCCATCGCCACGGTCGACCAGGCGACCTTCCCGGGTGACGGCGACTTCGCGCTTGTGAAGTACGACGACCCGAACACGCAGGCGCCCAGCGAGGTCAACACCGGTCAGCAGACCGTCGCGATCTCCCAGGCCGCCGACGCGACGGTCGGCACGCAGGTCTTCCGGATGGGCAGCACCACCGGTCTCAACGACGGTCAGGTTCTCGGCCTCGACGCCACCGTGAACTACCCCGAGGGCACGGTCACGGGCCTCATCCAGACGGACGTCTGCGCCGAGCCCGGCGACAGCGGCGGCTCGCTCTTCACCCAGGACGGCCAGGCGATCGGCCTGACCTCGGGCGGCAGCGGCGACTGCACCGTCGGCGGCGAGACCTTCTTCCAGCCGGTGACCACCGCCCTGGCTGCGGTCGGCGCGACGCTCGGCGACGGCGGCGGTGTCGGCGCCGGTGACGCGGTCGGCGGCGACGAGGCCGGAGCGGGCGACCAGGCGGCGAACGGCGGTCAGGCGGCTGACGGCGGTCAGGCTGCCGATGGCGGCCAGGCGGCCGATGGCGGCCAGGACCAGAACGGCAACGGCGGCGAGGAGCAGGGCGCCAACGCCGGCCAGGGCGAGGCTGTCAACGGTGGCCAGGAGCAGAACCAGAACGGCAACGGCGGCGAGGAGCAGGCTGCCAACGCCGGCCAGGGCGAGGCCGTCAACGGCGGTCAGAACCAGAACGGCAACGGCCAGGAGGACGGCTCGGGGCTGAACGAGTCGCACTGACTCCGCACCGACCGACTCGGCGCTGACTCGCACCGCAGTAAGTGACTGACAGCGCACCACGCACCACGTGAAAGGTCCGACCCTCCGGCGGGGGTCGGACCTTTCACGTGTCCGGCGACGGCGACACCCCGTCAGCCGTCGCCCCCGTCAGCCGTCGTCCCCGCGCGCAGCAACAGCAGCGCCACGTCGTCGATGCGCTCCTCCGCCGCCGCGTAGTGCCCCACCAGCTCGTCGGCCAGCTCCTCCAGCGGCCGGTCCCCGGCCTCGCCGAGCCGTCGCCCCAGGTCCGCGATCGCGTCCTCGATGTCCACTCCCGGCGTCTCGATCAGCCCGTCCGTGTAGAGGGCGAGGACACAGCCGGGGGTGAGCTCGACCTCCGTCGTCGGATACGTCGCCGAGGCGTCGATGCCCAGCAGCGGGCCGCCCGCGAGGTCCAGGACGCGCACCCGGCCGTCCGCCCGGCGCAGCAGCGGCGGGGGATGCCCGGCCCGGGCCATGACCGCCCGCCCGTGGACCGGGTCCAGCCGCAGGTACAGACAGCTGGCGAACAGTTCGGAGCCGAGGTCGATCAGCAGCCGGTTGGTGCTGCGCATGACCTCCGCGGGCTCCTGCCCGACCGTCGTGTACGCGCGGACGGCGGTGCGGATCTGCCCCATCAGCCCGGCCGCGGTCACGTTGTGCCCCTGCACGTCCCCGATCACGGCCGCCGCGAGCGGCGGCGAGGGCACCAGGTCGTAGAAGTCCCCGCCGATCTCCATGCCCCGGGTGGCGGGCAGATAGCGGGCGGTCGCCTCGATGCCGGGCAGCGACGGCAGCGAGGGCGGCAGCAGCGCCGCCTGCAGCCCGTGCGCCAACTGGTGTTTGACGTCGTACAGCAGGGCCCGGTCCAGGGCCTGCGCGATCAGCCCGGCCAGGCTGGTCAGCACCGCGCGCTCGTGCGTGGAGAAGCGTTGGGGTTCGGAGTAGGCCAGCACGCAGGCGCCCACCGGGCGGCCGGAGGCGATGAGCGGCAGATAGGCCCAGGCGCCGAAGCCGTCCGGGGTGGACTGCCGGGCCGGATACAGGTGCTCCAACTGCTGCCGGGAGTCGAAGAACGCCGGGACGCCGTGCGCGACGGCCCGCGCGCCCGGGCTCGGGGCCGACAGCGGCATCCCGTCGAACTGCTCCACGGTGCGCGGGTCGGGATACCCGTGCTGCCCGAGCACGTGCAGCCGGCCGGCCCGCGCACCGAGCAGCACCAGGGCCTGACTGCCCACCGCCGGCGCGATCTCGTCCGCGACCAGCCCCACCACGTCCTGCACGCTCACCGTCTCGGTGAGCGCCCCGGCCAGGCTCAGCGCCTGCGACATGGACACGAGCCGGGTCGGCGCGTCCCCGGCCCGGGCCTCGGACGGGCTCATCTCCGACACCGCCCGGGCCCGGCTGATCCGCACACTGAGGCCCGTGGTGCTCGGATACAGCCGGAACGACAGCCACTCGGCGGGCGGGCGCAGCGCCACGAACGAGGTGGCGTTCTGACTGATCAGCGCGGCCCGGTAGCGCTCCTCGTAGACGGGATCGTTGAGCCACGGCACGGCCGCCCACAGCTGCGAGCCCAGCAGCACGCTCACGGGTACGTCGAGCAGCTCGGACGCGGCGGCGTTGGCGAAGCCCACCCGCCCGCTGAGGTCCAGCGAGCACATCCCGTACGGCAGCCGGGCCACCATCCGGGCCGCCTCCAGCGTGCCGAGCGTGTCGGAGACACCGCCCAGCGGCCCCGTGTCCAGCAGATCGGACTCGGCCCGTACCGAACGGTTCTGCGCGGCGGCCCGCTCCAGCCGCAGCCCGAGCCGCTCGCAGGCCGTCGTCAGCTCCCGGTGCTCCCGGTCGGACAGCTCCGGCGGGTGCGAGCCGGGCCAGGTGACGAAGACCGCGCCGTACACCCGGGACTCGGTCGCCACCGGCAGCGCGGCCAGCGCGAAGGGATACGGCAGGACGACGGCGATCCGCGGATAGCGGCGGGCCATCTCCTCCTCGCCGCCCACCCACACCAGCCGCCGCTCGCGCACCGCCTCGGCGACCGGGATCGGCGCGTTCAGCCCCACCCGCTCCCAGGGCGCCGCGAACGACCGGGGCAGCCCGGCCATCACCGCCATCTCCAGCACCGGACCGTCGGCCGGACGCAGGTAGACGGCACCGGAGTGCGCCCCGACGGCGTCCATCATCGACGTCAGCGCAAGCGAGAGCAGCGGCCGGTCGACCGGCGCCCATGCGGCCGCCGGTGCCTGCCCGGACGTCTGCTCGGGCACGGCGACCACCTCCCAAGGGCGGGTCTACGGATCACCCCGTGGCGCGGGGTTCACCGGCTCGGACTCACCGGCATCGGACTCACCGGCCCATCGGACTCACCGGCCCATCGGGGCGCACCGGTATGGACCGGACGCCGCGGCTCCGGTTCGGGCCGATGGTCAGTGAGTCCGGCCGCGCGAGTCCCAGGCTCCAAATCTGCCCTCTGGCGGCGCGACGCGCACGGCGAGCGGTGCGCCCACCCGAAAGCCGCCGTGTACCCCGTCGGGTCATCCGCCATGCCCCCTCCCCGCCCCCTCGGCCGAAGCGCGCGACGGCGTACGAGCGCCCCGCGTGCGCCCCCGCGCACCCTGATGGCCGGATCTTCGCGCTCAGAAACGGTCCCGGAGCCCAACAATGGGCACGCGCTCAAGACCACGAACCGGCGTACGGCGGGGTGAAGGGACGGCAGTGATCCGGGTACTTCTGGTGCACGACACGTGTCTGGTCAGATCGGTCCTCGCACAGTGGCTGGACCGGGAACCCGACCTGAGAGTGGACGACGTGCCGTGGCGCAGCGCGGCCGGCCGCGTCGGGACGGCGCGTCCGGACGTGTGCGCGGCGGATCTCGACTGCTCCGACACGTACGGCATCCCGCCCCTGGGCGACCTGTGCCCGCGCGGCGGACCGGCATCGCCGCGGCTGCTCGTCCTTGCCGGTGCGAACAGACCGGGTCTGCTGAAACGGGCCCTGGAGGCGGGCGCGCTCGGCTACGTCGACAAGGCCGGCAAGCCGGAACAACTGCTGCACGGCATCCGCAAGGTCGCCCAGGGGGAACGTTTCGTCAGTGAGTCGCTGGGCTTCGGCTTCCTCAAGGCCGCCGAGATGCCGCTGACCCGCCGGGAGCTCAGCGTGTTAACCCTCGCCGCCGAGGGAGCCTCCATCGCGGAGATCGCCGGGAGCCTGCACCTGTCCCACGGGACCGTGCGCAACTACATGGCGGCGATCACCCGCAAGACCGGCGCCCGCAACCGCGTCGACGCCATCCGCATCTCGCAGGGCCAGGGCTGGCTGTGAGCCGTCCCCGGCTTCACAGCCCTCACAGGCTTCACAGCCCTCACAGCCCTCACAGCCCTCACAGGCTTCACCGGCCTCACCGACCGCCCAGGTCTCCCCGGCCGCCCAGCCGCCGACGAGATCGCGATAGAGGGGCGAGCGCCGCACCACGTCGTCGTGCGTCCCGTAGGTCGTGCGGGGCCCGTCCATGACCAGCACCCGGCCGGCGCGCCGGGCCGAGCTGATGCGGTGGGCCACCACGACCAGGGTGCCGCCCGGCCGCGCCGCGAAGGCCCGTTCGGCGCGCGCCTCCGCCTCCGGGTCCAGGTGGCAGGTCGCCTCGTCGAGGAGGGCGAGCGGGGCGGACGACAGGTACGCGCGCGTGAGCGCGATCAACTGGCGCTCACCGGCCGACAGCGCCGCCGGGTCCACCGCCGCCCCGGGTCCGCCCAGCACGTGGAGCAGCGGGGCCAGCCCGACCGCCTCGGCCGCGGCGAGCAGCTCCTCCTCGGGGACGGGGTCCGGCCGCAGGTGCGCGAGGTTCTCGCCGAGGGTGCCGTCGAACACGTACGCCTCCTGCGGGATGAGCACGCGCTGCGCGGCGGCGGCGTCTCCCGGCACCGGCCGGCCGCAGATCCGTATCTCCCCGCGCCCCGGCACCAGCAGTCCGGCGACCAGCCCGGTCAGCGTCGACTTCCCGACCCCGCTCGGGCCCACGACGGCCAGGTGGCCCCCGACGGGCAGGACGAGCGTGAGGTCGTCGACGACGGGCGCGGAGGCGGGACCGTAGGCGAAGGTGAGAGCGGCCAGGGAGAGGGCGGGGGGCGCGGGCCCGAACAGCTCGACCGGCGCGGGGCTTGTCCGTGGTGCCGGTGTCCCGTCCGGGCCGTCGGCCGGAAGGCGCCCTGGCTCGCCCGCGTCACCCTTCTGACCCGCCTCGCCCGCCTCACCCGTGTCGCCCCTCTCGTCCTGCGGCGCAAGTCGTCGTAGGACGACCGCCAGGCGGGAGCCGCTGGTGCCCAGGCCGTGGATGAGGGCGGTCAGGGCCGGGAGGAGGGACTGGGTGACATAGGCGAAGGCGCCGACCAGGGCGCCGGGGGTGACGCCGTGGGCCAGGAGCCAGGGGGCGCCGGCCAGGAGCAGGACCAGCGGCAGGTGGCCGCCCAGCGCGAGGCACGCCACGCGGGCCACGCCCCAGTGGGCCAGCGCGCGGGCCGCCCGCAGCTCGGCGTCGACGAGGACGCCGGTGTCCGCGGCGACCCGGTCCTCCGCGCCGGCCGCCGTGACGTCCCGCAGCCCCGCGCAGACGGCGCCCAGGCTCTCCGCCAGAGCCTCGTCGGCGGCGAGGAACGCCTTCTGCCGTCGCGCCAGCGGACGCAGCGTCACCGCGAACAGGACCACCCCGGCGGCCAGCGGCGGGGCGACGACCAGGAGCAGCGGCGGGGCGAGCGAGCCCAGGCCGACCAGCGCGCCGACGGACGTGAACACGAACGAGCGCGAGACCATCACCAGGCCCGCGAAGGTGTCCCGGGCGATCTCCACCTGCTGGGTGAGCCCGGACAGCGCCCCGCCGTCCGCCTCCCGCACGCCCCGCTCCACCACCCGGGTGGCGAGCCGGTCCCGGAGCGGTTCCACCAGCGCGGCGACCGCCCCGTACACCCGTCCGGTCCCGTACGCCCCCACGAGCACCCCGAGTCCGGCCACCGCGAGCCACCCGAGCCCCACCCCGGCCCGTCCGGCGAGGAACCCGTCGTCCAGCGCCCGCGCCAGGGCGTATCCGAGCAGGAAGCTCTGCCCGGTCTCCAGCACCGACCAGCCCGCGAGCCGCACGAGGACCCACCGGCGGTCCCGCAGATAGCGCACCCCACGCCCCCGAAGCCCGCCCCGCCGACTACTCATACCCTCGCTCCGAAGACCGCTCGGTACTCCGCGATCCGCCACAGCTCCCGGTGCGTCCCCACCGCCCGTACGCGCCCTCCGTCCAGCCAGGCCACGGTGTCGGCGCGGGCGGCTGTCGTGGCGCGGTGGGCGACCAGCAGCCGGGTGCCGGGCGCGGGGCCGCCGAGGACGGCCTCGGTGATCTGGTGTTCCGTCACCGTGTCGAGGCTGGAGGGGGCGTCGTCGAGGACGAGGAGCCGGCCGCCGTGGGCGAACGCGCGGGCCAGACCCAGGCGTTGGGCCTCGCCGCCGGAGTGCGGGGCGTGCGCGCAGGGGGTGGCGTAGCCGTCCGGGAGGCGGCGGACGAAGTCGTCCGCGCGGGCCGTGCGGGCGGCCTCGCGGACCCGGGCGGGGGAGGGACGGAAGGCGGCGGGACCCAGGGCGATCGTGTCCTCGATGGTCGTGCCCAGCAGGGCGGGGCGGTCGAAGGCCTGGGCGATCGCCGCGCGCAGCTCGGCCCGGGAGAGGGCGGGCAGCGGGACGCCGTCCAGCAGCACCTGCCCGGCGTCCGGGTCGGCGAGCCGGCCCGCCAGCGCGGCCAGCAGCGACTTGCCCGCGCCCGAGCGGCCCACCAGGGCCAGCGTCGTCCCGCCCGGTACGACCAGGTCGACGCCGTCCAGCACCGCGCGGTCACCGCGCCGGGCGGTCACGCCGCGCAGCTCCAGCCGGCCCGGGCCGTCGGGCGGGAGACGCCGGTCACCGTGGGCGGGAGCGGGTTCCGTGCGGATCTCGCCCAGGCGGGTGGCCGCCGTCCGGGACCGGACCAGTCCGGAGAGCTGTCCGACCAGCATGCCGACGCCGGTGGCGAGGACCGCGTAGCGCGAGGCGGCGAGGACGTCGCCCGGCGACAGCCGGTGCCGGGTGAGCAGCAGGCCCGCCACGGCGACGACCCCGAGCTGGAGCAGCGGCGCCACCGCGACCGCCTGCGCGGCGGCCCGGCCCTGGACCCGCCACATGCGCAGGCCCGCCCGGGACAGCTCGGGCAGCGGCCGCAGGATTCGCGCCGTGTCACGGTCGG
The Streptomyces sp. NBC_01485 genome window above contains:
- a CDS encoding S1 family peptidase, yielding MSHKRVTKRKAIIAAGGVAALGAAAILLPQANASQDGGSNNAATVKTLKSGDASDLASQLAELLGDAFAGSYYDSDDKQLVINVVNVSGDENNVVVQAEKAGAKVREVENSTAELEAAAKTLKTKATIPGTSWAVDPKTNKILVTADSTVTGAKWDQIDSTVKTLGSGMATIKKSAGTLKPLVSGGDAIFGGDARCSLGFNVTAGDGSPAFLTAGHCGVAAKEWADSETGQPIATVDQATFPGDGDFALVKYDDPNTQAPSEVNTGQQTVAISQAADATVGTQVFRMGSTTGLNDGQVLGLDATVNYPEGTVTGLIQTDVCAEPGDSGGSLFTQDGQAIGLTSGGSGDCTVGGETFFQPVTTALAAVGATLGDGGGVGAGDAVGGDEAGAGDQAANGGQAADGGQAADGGQAADGGQDQNGNGGEEQGANAGQGEAVNGGQEQNQNGNGGEEQAANAGQGEAVNGGQNQNGNGQEDGSGLNESH
- a CDS encoding SpoIIE family protein phosphatase, with the protein product MPEQTSGQAPAAAWAPVDRPLLSLALTSMMDAVGAHSGAVYLRPADGPVLEMAVMAGLPRSFAAPWERVGLNAPIPVAEAVRERRLVWVGGEEEMARRYPRIAVVLPYPFALAALPVATESRVYGAVFVTWPGSHPPELSDREHRELTTACERLGLRLERAAAQNRSVRAESDLLDTGPLGGVSDTLGTLEAARMVARLPYGMCSLDLSGRVGFANAAASELLDVPVSVLLGSQLWAAVPWLNDPVYEERYRAALISQNATSFVALRPPAEWLSFRLYPSTTGLSVRISRARAVSEMSPSEARAGDAPTRLVSMSQALSLAGALTETVSVQDVVGLVADEIAPAVGSQALVLLGARAGRLHVLGQHGYPDPRTVEQFDGMPLSAPSPGARAVAHGVPAFFDSRQQLEHLYPARQSTPDGFGAWAYLPLIASGRPVGACVLAYSEPQRFSTHERAVLTSLAGLIAQALDRALLYDVKHQLAHGLQAALLPPSLPSLPGIEATARYLPATRGMEIGGDFYDLVPSPPLAAAVIGDVQGHNVTAAGLMGQIRTAVRAYTTVGQEPAEVMRSTNRLLIDLGSELFASCLYLRLDPVHGRAVMARAGHPPPLLRRADGRVRVLDLAGGPLLGIDASATYPTTEVELTPGCVLALYTDGLIETPGVDIEDAIADLGRRLGEAGDRPLEELADELVGHYAAAEERIDDVALLLLRAGTTADGGDG
- a CDS encoding ABC transporter ATP-binding protein, whose translation is MSSRRGGLRGRGVRYLRDRRWVLVRLAGWSVLETGQSFLLGYALARALDDGFLAGRAGVGLGWLAVAGLGVLVGAYGTGRVYGAVAALVEPLRDRLATRVVERGVREADGGALSGLTQQVEIARDTFAGLVMVSRSFVFTSVGALVGLGSLAPPLLLVVAPPLAAGVVLFAVTLRPLARRQKAFLAADEALAESLGAVCAGLRDVTAAGAEDRVAADTGVLVDAELRAARALAHWGVARVACLALGGHLPLVLLLAGAPWLLAHGVTPGALVGAFAYVTQSLLPALTALIHGLGTSGSRLAVVLRRLAPQDERGDTGEAGEAGQKGDAGEPGRLPADGPDGTPAPRTSPAPVELFGPAPPALSLAALTFAYGPASAPVVDDLTLVLPVGGHLAVVGPSGVGKSTLTGLVAGLLVPGRGEIRICGRPVPGDAAAAQRVLIPQEAYVFDGTLGENLAHLRPDPVPEEELLAAAEAVGLAPLLHVLGGPGAAVDPAALSAGERQLIALTRAYLSSAPLALLDEATCHLDPEAEARAERAFAARPGGTLVVVAHRISSARRAGRVLVMDGPRTTYGTHDDVVRRSPLYRDLVGGWAAGETWAVGEAGEACEGCEGCEGCEACEGCEAGDGSQPALALRDADGVDAVAGAGLAGDRRHVVAHGPVGQVQAPGDLRDGGSLGGEG
- a CDS encoding ABC transporter ATP-binding protein, giving the protein MPMDRTTGELLGAATRHSRSRCVALCLVGVAGTGAGLLLPAALGRALDLLLAHAPATRWVLYCAALVLLLTLLDACETVLAGTLDARTTAFLRRRITGHVLAVGPRATARFGAGDLVARVVGNAAQAGTAPGARAALLAALAGPAGAVVALALIDPWLAVVLLTGAPALTVLLRTLARDTSACVAHYQRAQGRIAAALAQAIGGARTIRAAGTADRDTARILRPLPELSRAGLRMWRVQGRAAAQAVAVAPLLQLGVVAVAGLLLTRHRLSPGDVLAASRYAVLATGVGMLVGQLSGLVRSRTAATRLGEIRTEPAPAHGDRRLPPDGPGRLELRGVTARRGDRAVLDGVDLVVPGGTTLALVGRSGAGKSLLAALAGRLADPDAGQVLLDGVPLPALSRAELRAAIAQAFDRPALLGTTIEDTIALGPAAFRPSPARVREAARTARADDFVRRLPDGYATPCAHAPHSGGEAQRLGLARAFAHGGRLLVLDDAPSSLDTVTEHQITEAVLGGPAPGTRLLVAHRATTAARADTVAWLDGGRVRAVGTHRELWRIAEYRAVFGARV